In the genome of Populus nigra chromosome 9, ddPopNigr1.1, whole genome shotgun sequence, one region contains:
- the LOC133703918 gene encoding uncharacterized protein LOC133703918, with the protein MEGDIGRSGNSSRGSKSSKKWKIWLFRRLKLKESWGWRLKFIGSAFKWKRLNIQLSFLDDLIFKLVSVLEAIVLVITLCFFFLCCGCHF; encoded by the coding sequence ATGGAAGGGGATATAGGAAGGAGTGGAAATAGCAGCAGGGGAAGCAAAAGCAGCAAGAAGTGGAAAATATGGCTGTTTAGGAGGTTAAAGTTGAAGGAATCATGGGGATGGAGATTAAAGTTTATCGGTTCTGCTTTTAAGTGGAAAAGGCTTAACATACAGCTTTCTTTTCTCGATGATTTGATTTTCAAGCTCGTCTCTGTTTTAGAGGCTATTGTCTTGGTTATTACCCtgtgcttcttttttctttgttgtgggTGCCATTTTTGA
- the LOC133703473 gene encoding transcription factor bHLH144, which yields MHSDRYFRSKEAMPPLTNQVDNNNMHFPVATTFAAVQPLAAKHLMPVHGIEFQSSEICPRNFIIFDQADHRSQVMYNPAVAHNHGGPGFNIHATYIQENFERTDTYNVEREISSSLKEDSDDIDALMSLEEEEPEECDGEEVSTARTCRNYGSSSPDSDSCSSYGAKPMKNGSSVQKCSSSGSSSNSERKRQKMKTMVKTLRGIVPGGDQMNTVTVLDEAVRYLKSLKVEVQKLGVSNFKN from the coding sequence ATGCATAGTGATCGATACTTCCGCTCGAAAGAGGCAATGCCCCCACTTACAAATCAAGTTGACAATAATAACATGCATTTTCCAGTCGCAACTACTTTTGCTGCAGTTCAACCTCTAGCTGCAAAGCACTTGATGCCTGTGCATGGAATTGAATTTCAATCTTCAGAGATTTGTCCGAggaatttcattatttttgatCAAGCTGATCACCGAAGCCAGGTTATGTACAATCCTGCAGTTGCCCACAATCATGGTGGTCCTGGATTTAATATCCATGCAACTTACATCCAAGAGAATTTTGAAAGGACAGACACCTACAATGTTGAAAGAGAAATTTCATCATCTCTGAAGGAAGATTCAGATGATATTGATGCCTTAATGAGTTTGGAAGAGGAAGAACCAGAAGAGTGTGATGGGGAAGAGGTCAGCACCGCACGCACCTGCAGAAATTATGGAAGTAGCTCCCCCGATTCCGATTCTTGCTCCAGTTATGGTGCAAAACCCATGAAAAATGGATCTTCTGTCCAGAAGTGCTCAAGCAGTGGTAGCAGCTCTAACAGTGAGAGGAAACGACAGAAAATGAAGACAATGGTGAAGACATTGAGAGGGATTGTACCCGGTGGCGACCAAATGAATACTGTTACTGTTCTAGATGAAGCTGTCAGGTACCTCAAATCTCTCAAAGTCGAAGTGCAAAAGCTTGGGGTTAGCAATTTCAAGAACTAA